The following are encoded in a window of Sminthopsis crassicaudata isolate SCR6 chromosome 3, ASM4859323v1, whole genome shotgun sequence genomic DNA:
- the LOC141559745 gene encoding olfactory receptor 8B3-like, translating into MTLENASSVTEFILAGLTDQPELQLPLFFLFMGIYMITIMGNLGLTILIRMNSQLHTPMYYFLFNLSFIDLCYSSVFTPKMLMNFVLKKNIISYSGCMAQLYFFCFFVICECYVLTIMAYDRYVAICNPLLYNVTMSNQVCSWLLGGAYAMGFAGAMAHTGCMLRLVFCDAHIINHYMCDILPLLQLSCTSTHINELVVFIVVGINIIVPSVTIFASYALILFSIMSMSSTEGRSKAFSTCSSHIIAVALFFGSGLFMYFKPSSSGSVDQGKVASVFYTNVVPMLNPLIYSLRNKDVQTAMKKTLRRMFTATGLS; encoded by the coding sequence atgactTTGGAAAATGCCTCTTCAGTCACTGAGTTCATCCTTGCAGGCTTAACAGATCAACCAGAGCTCCAGCTACCCTTATTCTTCCTGTTTATGGGGATATATATGATCACTATAATGGGAAACTTGGGATTGACCATTTTAATCAGGATGAATTCTCAGCTTCACACTCCTATGTACTATTTCCTCTTTAACTTATCTTTCATAGATCTCTGCTACTCTTCTGTCTTTACTCCCAAAATGTTGATGAATTTTGTCctaaagaaaaacattatttctTATTCAGGATGTATGGCTCAGctctatttcttctgtttttttgttatttgtgaaTGTTATGTGTTGACAATAATGGCTTATGATCGTTATGTTGCCATCTGTAATCCATTGCTGTATAATGTCACTATGTCCAATCAGGTATGCTCTTGGCTATTGGGTGGGGCATATGCAATGGGGTTTGCTGGTGCCATGGCCCACACTGGATGTATGCTGAGACTTGTCTTCTGTGATGCTCACATCATAAACCACTACATGTGTGACATCCTCCCCCTCCTCCAGCTCTCCTGCACCAGCACCCATATCAATGAGCTGGTAGTTTTCATTGTTGTGGGCATTAACATTATAGTACCTAGTGTCACCATTTTTGCATCTTATGCTCTTATTCTGTTCAGTATCATGAGCATGAGCTCCACTGAAGGCAGGTCCAAAGCCTTCAGCACCTGCAGCTCCCATATAATTGCTGTTGCTCTTTTCTTTGGGTCAGGTTTATTCATGTATTTCAAGCCATCTTCATCAGGGTCTGTGGACCAGGGCAAAGTAGCTTCAGTCTTTTATACAAATGTGGTGCCCATGCTAAACCCCCTTATTTACAGTTTGAGGAATAAGGATGTTCAGACTGCCATGAAGAAAACCTTGAGAAGAATGTTTACAGCAACAGGACTTTCATAA